The sequence below is a genomic window from Corynebacterium afermentans subsp. afermentans.
GCACACCCCACCCCACCGGCTTCTGGGCCGAAGAGCTGGTCACGCCCTAGAGCACACCGGCGGGCTCGCCGACAAGGCACCGTGGCTGCTCGAGGACCGGCTCGTCGCCCTCGGCGCTGAGTACGAGAAGGCACCGGAGCCGTGGGCGTCCTACGTCACTGTCGACGGCAACCTTTACACCGGGCAGAACCCGACGTCGTCGCGTGAGCTCGCGCAGCGCCTGGTCAAGGATCTCGGCTAAGCCTCACCTAGCCCCCGCTTGGACCTGGCTGGCGACCACCCTCGCCACCGCCAGGTCCTCCCACGGCATCCCGACGGTCTTGAACACGACCCGCCGCGCCGGATCCAGCGCCACCTCCCCGCGCACGACCTCAGCCATCGTCACCACGTCATCCCACGCAAGCGCCCCCTTCTCCACAGCGATCGCCACATCGCCGGCCTCCCGCCGCGCAGCCCCCACATCCTCCACAATCACCTGCGCACCGCGCAGCACATCCTCATGCAACTCCCGCGTGTCCACGGTGTGCGCCCCCACCGCAAGCACGGTCGCATTAGAGCGCAATTGCCTATCGACGACCACCGGTTCCCCCGCACTCGTCGCCACCACAACCAACCCGGCCTTGCCTAACACTTCATCAGCCGCAGCACTCCCCGACTCCACCCACGGGTACGGCAAATCCGCCGGCTCACTCCGCGAGATAAACGTCACCGACACCTCCCGCACCCCTGCAAGCACGTCCACCACCGTGCGCGCATGCGCCCGCCCCTGCACACCCGCGCCGACGATGACGCACTCCAACGGCTCACTCGACGCCCGCAACCGGTCCACCACCCCCGCCACCGCAACCGCCGGCGTCCGCACCTCCGTCAGCGCCGCAGCATCCATCACAACCTCCGGCGTGAGCGTCTCCCCACCCATGAGCAGATACGACCCCTGCACCAGCAGCACATCAACGTCCGAGCCCGCCGGCTGAATCCCCAACACTTTCACCCCGACCGCGCCATCAAGCGCCGACGGCAGCAGGTGCATCTCCCCGTGCGGCAGCGCCACCTTCTGCCGGTGCGGGTCCGTGGCAGGGTCGAACCCGCCCTTCAGCACCTCCCGCAACGCATCAACCGCCTCACGTGGCGCGACCGCGGACAGAACCTCGTCAGAAGATAGGTATCGCATGGCGCCAGTTTAGGCTGACACCAGTGGAGTTATTGGCGACCCGGCTCGTTGCGGAAGTACTCCACAGTGCGCGCCACCCCCTCGTCCAGCGACACCTGCGGCGTCCAGCCAAGTACTCGCTCTGCTTTCTCATAGCTCAGCGACGAACGAGCGACATCGCCCAGACGAGCAGGCTCATCTTTCGGCGTATCCGGCGCGCCGACAGCCTTCGCCACCGCGGTATGAAGCGCTCGGTCAGTCGTCTCCACACCCGTACCGATGTTGAAGCGTTCACCGTCACCTGCCTCCGCAGACGCGAGGTAAAACGCGCGCGCCACATCTCCCACGTACACGTAGTCGCGGGTGTTCGTGCCGCCACCGAACACGCAAGTCGGATTACCGTCCAGCAGGTTGCGGGAGAAGATCGCCACCACACCAGCCTCCCCGAACGGGTTCTGGCGCGGACCGTAGACGTTCGCGGGCGCGATAAAGCTTGTTTCCAAACCGTAGAGCTGGCGGTACACATTCAAGTAAAGCTCCCCGGCGACTTTGGATGCCGCGTACGGCGACTTCGGGTCAACGTGCAGTTCTTCCGTAGCCGGCAGCTGTTCCGGTTCACCGTAGATCGAACCACCAGAAGACGTGTGCACTACTCGACGCACACCGGTACGCCGAGCTGCCTCCGCAAGTCGGATAGTCGCGCTGATGTTCATCTCGGCATCGAGGAGCGGATCTTCAACCGAACGGCGCACGTCAATCTGCGCTGCCAGATGAAATACCACTTCGGGTTCCACGCGGCGGAAGATCGCTTCAAAATCGGCGTCACGGATATCTTGCTCGAGGAGCTCCACCGCACCGGATCCAAGGTGACTAGCGATGTTTTCGGTACGCCCCGAACTCAGATTGTCGATCACCGTGACCTGGTGCCCGTCTCCCACCAGCAGGTCCACAAGATGGGAACCGATGAACCCGGCACCGCCGGTGACAACCGCCTGCATTGAAAATCCTCCTGAGCTGTATTCGCCTAGTTGATTCCGTGTTTAGTCCTGCGCCTTTGCGGCAACCTCGGGGTGCTCGGCCTCGAAGTCGGCGATGATCTTCTTCACCGCGGTGTAAATGGCAGGCCCGAACTTCTCATCCCGCAAACCGAAATCCACATTCGCCGGGATATACCCGCCCGGGTTACCCAAATCATGTCGCTTGCCCTCATGCACCACCACATGCACCGGATGCCCCTCGGAGATCATCAACTCAATCGCATCCGTCAGCTGCAGCTCGCCCCCCTTACCCGGCTTGATGCGGCGCAGCGCGTCAAAGATGCCGCGGTCCAGCAGGTAGCGGCCGGTGGCCACCAACGTCGAGGGCGCATCCTCCACAGCAGGCTTTTCCACCATGCCGCGCACCTTCAACACCTCAACACCATCAATCTCGGCGTCCGCATCCTCGACGTCGAACACGCCGTAGTTGAACACCTCCTCACGCGAGACGTTAAACGCGCACAACACAGAGCCACCTAACTCTTTGCGCACCGCGACCATCTTGTCCATCACACCAGCCGGCAACACCAGATCATCCGGCAGCATCACAGCAACCGCATCCTCGTCGTCATCCAACGCCTGCTCCGCGCAACCAACTGCGTGCCCCAAACCGAGCGGCTCGTCCTGGGTGACCGCCACCGCCTCAATCAGCCCGTTCGCACGCGCGACCTTTTCCGCCTGCGCGTCCTTACCGCGGGCAATCATCAGCTTCTGCAAGTCCGAAAACTCGCCGAAGTGCCGCATGATCTCTTCCTTATTCGGCGCGACCACCACAGCCAAACGCTGCGCGCCTGCCGCAGCAGCCTCTTCAGCAATCAGCTCAATGCCCGGTGTATCCACCACCGGCAGAAGCTCCTTCGGCACCGTCTTCGTCGCCGGCAGAAAACGAGTCCCCATACCCGCCGCCGGAACCACAACAGTCTTCACCGAAGCGTTCGCAGCATCAACGGGAAGATCAGTGGAATTCTGCATAAACGCAAAGCCTACAGCCCCCAACATTCACAACCGGGCTGCGACCCGATTTTAATGAGGACTAAGACTACGACTGGGTGTGGCGCTGTCTTGTCACCTTAGACAAATTGAGAATATGGAAAACAGTTTGTCTGAGGTCATGGCAATTCAAGCGAGAGCTTTAACCAAGGCTTGAATGGGACACTTGCACCGGAAAACTACCGGTAATCCGCCCTCAGTAATTGAACCGTCGCGCTAATTTCCTCGATCAGCGAACCGGAACGCGCGCCTCAGACAACAGACGAGTATTAAGATTCTGCTGCCCATAGATACCGACCCTTAAAAGGACTCCCGCTTCGTCTAGTCTCGCCCCGCTAAGATAGACAAACATGCACACCAAAATCGCCCCAGGTACGATCTACTTCCAAAACCTCTCTTTATCTCCACAGCGTATCGAGGTGGAGGCAGTTACTTGCGAGGGATCGTTCCCCCTTTGGTTTGAATTTGATAGGGCGCTTTCCACCTCAACGGACGCTGTTGCAGTTGCCCTGTCAACCCTATGCGGGACGAAGTATGACCAAATTCACTTCGATTTTCCAGTTGCACAAAACCTAGCCGAAAGTATCTCATCGTTCACCAGGTCCTCGGTCACAAGCAATGGCAACGAACCGTCTAGACAGCCACTCGGCTCCAACATTACCTTGAGCTTCAGCGGAGGCTTTGACTCACTTGCCGCTCACCGCCTCCTAGGCGGAACTGGACAACTAGTATCGACAGATTTCGGGGGCTGGTTCGAAAGAGAAGCTGCTTTCTTTGAAAAGTTTCAACCCCTAGTGGTATCGACCAATGCTCGCCGCACCCCCAATCAACAAAACTCTTTCGCTCGGAATCACTGGACTTTCATGAGCATCGGCGCGATTTTGACGGCAGAGTATCTGGAGTCAGGTTTTCATGTGTTCGGAACCATCCTTGGCGAACGGTTCGCCCGCAAGCCAGGGCGCAGGCCGGTAGCGCCACTCGACATGCTGGGCATTAAGAACGTTCCGATTACCGACGGCATCACGGAGCTCGGCACGGCTAAGGTACTCGCCCAGACCGATGGTCCACTAGTCGCGGAATCCATTAGATCCTTGGCTGGAAAGACAGACAGAAAGCGACTTCTCAAGCTTATCTTGGCGACTGTCGCGGCGGAGGAACTCGGTGTTGATGTACCACTTCCTGATCTCCCAAGCGAGTGGGAGAAGCCTATTGCCTTCGACTCTTCGTATACAACTGCACTTAGCACGTTGTACCTGATAGCCAAGGGAAAGGCGCACCTGATTGAGCCCCTCTACTTAGACATCCCGGAGAGCGCGTATTCAATCGTGAAGGGTCTCAGCCTTGACTTTCTTATGAAAGTTAATACCGATTTCTATTCTTCGTTGCCCCGCGATTTGGCGACGCAAATCGCGCCCAGGTTCTTAGACCTAGGTTTCTCGCCCTACACGGAGTCGGACTGGGTTGAAGCCAAAACCATCCGCGCTTACCTTAATCGAACTTTTAATATTTCCCCACCTTCGCGTTAAACATCCTCACCTTGAGGGTAACGACTGGTCAAAGGCACCGAATGCGATACTGCGGGCTTCGCTGGAAACTGCACCAGGCATCCGTTCAATTCGACTTAGCCGTAAAATCCAGGGTTTTGAATCTGTTTGGTGCGGAATTGAGCGGTTAGCGCGCCCCGTTTAATAGTCGTTCATA
It includes:
- a CDS encoding ornithine cyclodeaminase family protein, which translates into the protein MRYLSSDEVLSAVAPREAVDALREVLKGGFDPATDPHRQKVALPHGEMHLLPSALDGAVGVKVLGIQPAGSDVDVLLVQGSYLLMGGETLTPEVVMDAAALTEVRTPAVAVAGVVDRLRASSEPLECVIVGAGVQGRAHARTVVDVLAGVREVSVTFISRSEPADLPYPWVESGSAAADEVLGKAGLVVVATSAGEPVVVDRQLRSNATVLAVGAHTVDTRELHEDVLRGAQVIVEDVGAARREAGDVAIAVEKGALAWDDVVTMAEVVRGEVALDPARRVVFKTVGMPWEDLAVARVVASQVQAGAR
- a CDS encoding NAD-dependent epimerase/dehydratase family protein; translated protein: MQAVVTGGAGFIGSHLVDLLVGDGHQVTVIDNLSSGRTENIASHLGSGAVELLEQDIRDADFEAIFRRVEPEVVFHLAAQIDVRRSVEDPLLDAEMNISATIRLAEAARRTGVRRVVHTSSGGSIYGEPEQLPATEELHVDPKSPYAASKVAGELYLNVYRQLYGLETSFIAPANVYGPRQNPFGEAGVVAIFSRNLLDGNPTCVFGGGTNTRDYVYVGDVARAFYLASAEAGDGERFNIGTGVETTDRALHTAVAKAVGAPDTPKDEPARLGDVARSSLSYEKAERVLGWTPQVSLDEGVARTVEYFRNEPGRQ
- a CDS encoding UTP--glucose-1-phosphate uridylyltransferase yields the protein MQNSTDLPVDAANASVKTVVVPAAGMGTRFLPATKTVPKELLPVVDTPGIELIAEEAAAAGAQRLAVVVAPNKEEIMRHFGEFSDLQKLMIARGKDAQAEKVARANGLIEAVAVTQDEPLGLGHAVGCAEQALDDDEDAVAVMLPDDLVLPAGVMDKMVAVRKELGGSVLCAFNVSREEVFNYGVFDVEDADAEIDGVEVLKVRGMVEKPAVEDAPSTLVATGRYLLDRGIFDALRRIKPGKGGELQLTDAIELMISEGHPVHVVVHEGKRHDLGNPGGYIPANVDFGLRDEKFGPAIYTAVKKIIADFEAEHPEVAAKAQD